A genomic region of Ictidomys tridecemlineatus isolate mIctTri1 chromosome 10, mIctTri1.hap1, whole genome shotgun sequence contains the following coding sequences:
- the Hlx gene encoding H2.0-like homeobox protein: protein MFAAGLAPFYASNFSLWSAAYCSSAGPGGCSFPLDPAAVKKPSFCIADILHAGVGDPGTAPEGLVGASAAALTAHLGSVHPHASFQAAARSPLRPTPVVAPSEVPAGFPQRLSPLSAAYHHHHPQQQQQQQQPQQQPQQQQPAPPTRAGSLQTSASGTRVIPHHSGSTPAPSSKDLKFGIDRILSAEFDPKVKEGNTLRDLTSLLTGGRPAGVHLPGLQPSAGQFFASLDPINEASAILSPLSSNPRNSVQHQFQDTFPGPYAVLTKDTMPQTYKRKRSWSRAVFSNLQRKGLEKRFEIQKYVTKPDRKQLAAMLGLTDAQVKVWFQNRRMKWRHSKEAQAQKDKDKEAGEKPPGGAPVAEGEQEERSPSRSEGEAESESSDSESLDMVPSDTERTEGAERSLHQTTVIKASAAGTLIAASSGGSGGGSGGSSFSFGSASSLSSTSTSTGSASSLGSGGSSTSELLPAPQPTVSSAPKSPEPPQVPLGSL from the exons ATGTTCGCGGCCGGGCTGGCTCCTTTTTATGCCTCCAATTTTAGCCTCTGGTCGGCCGCCTACTGCTCCTCGGCCGGCCCGGGTGGCTGCTCCTTCCCCCTGGACCCTGCCGCCGTCAAGAAACCCTCCTTCTGCATCGCAGACATCCTACACGCCGGCGTGGGGGATCCAGGGACGGCTCCAGAGGGACTGGTGGGGGCTTCAGCTGCCGCCCTAACCGCGCACTTGGGCTCGGTTCACCCGCACGCCTCCTTTCAAGCTGCCGCCAGATCCCCGCTCCGTCCCACCCCGGTGGTGGCGCCCTCCGAAGTCCCGGCTGGCTTCCCGCAGAGGCTGTCTCCACTTTCAGCTgcctaccaccaccatcacccacaacagcagcagcagcagcaacaacctCAGCAACAGCCGCAACAGCAACAGCCCGCACCTCCGACCCGGGCCGGCTCCCTGCAGACCTCGGCCTCGGGGACCCGTGTGATCCCGCACCATAGCGGCTCGACACCGGCTCCCTCCAGCAAAGACCTCAAATTTGGAATTGACCGTATTTTGTCTGCAGAATTTGACCCCAAAGTCAAAGAAGGCAACACCCTGAGAG ATCTCACATCCCTGCTAACTGGTGGACGACCTGCAGGAGTGCACCTTCCAGGCCTGCAACCCTCCGCTGGCCAGTTCTTTGCATCTCTAGATCCTATTAATGAGGCTTCTGCCATCCTCAGTCCCTTAAGCTCCAACCCAAGAAATTCAGTTCAGCATCAATTCCAAGACACATTTCCAG GTCCCTATGCTGTGCTCACGAAGGACACCATGCCACAGACATACAAGAGGAAGCGTTCTTGGTCGCGCGCAGTTTTTTCCAACCTGCAGAGGAAAGGCCTGGAGAAAAGGTTTGAGATCCAGAAGTACGTGACCAAGCCAGACCGAAAGCAGCTGGCAGCAATGTTGGGCCTCACAGATGCACAG GTGAAGGTGTGGTTCCAGAACCGTCGAATGAAGTGGCGCCACTCCAAGGAGGCCCAAGCACAGAAGGATAAGGACAAGGAGGCCGGCGAGAAGCCTCCAGGCGGAGCCCCGGTGGCCGAGGGCGAACAGGAGGAGAGGAGCCCCAGTCGCTCAGAGGGCGAGGCCGAGAGCGAGAGCAGCGACTCCGAGTCTCTGGACATGGTCCCCAGCGACACTGAGCGGACTGAGGGGGCTGAGCGATCTCTTCACCAAACAACTGTTATCAAGGCCTCGGCCGCCGGCACCCTCATCGCGGCCAGCAGCGGTGGGAGTGGAGGAGGTAGCGGCGGCAGCAGTTTCAGCTTCGGCAGCGCTAGCAGCCTCAGTAGCACCAGCACCAGCACGGGGAGCGCAAGCAGTCTTGGCAGCGGGGGCAGTAGCACCTCGGAGCTGCTCCCTGCACCGCAGCCCACAGTCAGCAGTGCTCCCAAAAGCCCGGAGCCTCCCCAGGTCCCGCTGGGCAGCTTATAG